Proteins from a genomic interval of Caldicellulosiruptor diazotrophicus:
- a CDS encoding ABC transporter permease produces MASSHRTYRSGFLKELNKNFPLFLMALPGVGLLIAFSYLPLFGLIIAFKDVHYNLGILKSPWVGLKNFEFLFKTPDAFIITRNTLLYNFAFIVFGNLAAIATAIALSEMRARFMAKFYQSVMFLPYFLSWVVVAYMAFAFLSIDLGILNTMILPKLGLQPIAWYFETKPWPVILILANLWKYTGYNAVIYLAAITGIDPEYYEAALIDGASKWQQIRHITIPLLSPLVVVLVLLGIGRIFYADFGLFYQLPMNSGALFDVTNVIDTYVYRTLMGMNDIGMASAASFYQSIMGFILVLTSNLIVRRLDPEKALF; encoded by the coding sequence ATGGCAAGCAGTCATCGCACATATCGAAGCGGGTTTCTAAAAGAACTTAATAAGAATTTTCCACTATTCTTGATGGCATTGCCGGGGGTTGGTCTTTTAATAGCATTTTCATACTTACCACTGTTTGGACTAATCATTGCATTCAAAGATGTGCACTATAATTTGGGAATCCTTAAAAGTCCGTGGGTGGGTCTAAAGAATTTTGAGTTTCTTTTCAAAACACCTGATGCTTTTATTATTACAAGGAACACCCTTCTTTATAACTTTGCATTTATAGTGTTTGGGAACTTGGCAGCAATTGCAACAGCCATCGCACTGAGTGAAATGAGAGCAAGATTTATGGCAAAGTTCTATCAATCAGTAATGTTTTTACCATACTTTTTGTCGTGGGTTGTTGTTGCATATATGGCATTTGCGTTTTTGAGTATAGACTTGGGGATTTTAAATACAATGATTCTACCAAAGCTGGGCTTGCAGCCAATTGCCTGGTATTTTGAAACAAAACCGTGGCCTGTAATACTGATACTTGCTAATCTGTGGAAATATACAGGTTACAATGCAGTCATATATTTGGCAGCAATTACAGGGATTGACCCTGAATATTATGAAGCAGCTTTAATCGATGGTGCATCAAAATGGCAGCAGATAAGACACATTACAATTCCGCTTTTGTCCCCGCTTGTTGTTGTACTTGTTCTTTTAGGTATAGGCAGAATCTTTTATGCAGACTTTGGACTTTTTTATCAACTTCCGATGAATAGCGGTGCTCTTTTTGATGTTACAAATGTCATTGATACTTATGTTTATAGGACTCTTATGGGAATGAACGATATAGGAATGGCATCTGCTGCAAGTTTTTATCAATCAATTATGGGATTTATTTTGGTACTAACTTCAAATCTTATTGTTCGCAGACTTGATCCGGAAAAAGCACTCTTTTAA
- a CDS encoding cellulase family glycosylhydrolase produces MKKIVLKTCVLLMVVIFIVSILKILPMFAQSIPYEKEKYPNLLGNQAVKKPSIAGRLQIIEKNGKKYLADQKGEIIQLRGMSTHGLQWYGDIINKNAFEALSKDWECNVVRLAMYVGEGGYASNPSIKEKVLEGIKLAIENDMYVIVDWHVLNPGDPNAEIYKGAKDFFKEIATSFPNDYHIIYEVCNEPNPNEPGVENSLDGWKKVKSFAQPIIQMLRSLGNQNIIIVGSPNWSQRPDFAIQDPINDKNVMYSVHFYSGTHKVDGYVFENMKNAFENGVPIFVSEWGTSLASGDGGPYLDEADKWLEYLNENYISWVNWSLSNKNETSAAFVSYISGINNATSLDPGDDKVWDIKELSISGEYVRSRIKGIPYKPIERNSQKKEGQSAPLGEKVLPSTFEDDTRQGWDWDGPSGVKGPITIESVNGSKALSFEIEYPEKKPQDGWATAARLILKDINTKREDNKYLAFDFYLKPDRASKGMIQIFLAFSPPSLGYWVQVQDSFNIDLAKLSSAKKIEDGIYKFNVFFDLDKIQDGKILGKDTLLRDVIVVIADGNSDFKGKMYIDNVRFTNVLFEDINFGSSLYDAVAKLYSKGIIKGISEFKYLPDKNITRAEFAALCVRALNLKIEKYDNRFSDVKSDSWYTDMVYTAYKNGLFEINGNKIFPENTMKREEVVALAIEVYKRLTGKIEVSTEDIQIVDENLINPQYRESVKLAIQLGIIDLYSDGTFAPSKSISRGEAATIFYNILNLAGKL; encoded by the coding sequence ATGAAAAAAATTGTTCTAAAGACTTGTGTACTCTTGATGGTAGTTATTTTTATTGTTTCTATTTTAAAAATTTTACCTATGTTTGCTCAGAGCATACCGTATGAGAAAGAAAAATACCCAAATCTTCTTGGCAATCAGGCAGTTAAAAAACCATCGATTGCTGGTAGACTGCAGATTATTGAAAAGAACGGAAAAAAGTATTTAGCTGATCAAAAAGGTGAAATAATCCAGCTTCGTGGTATGAGCACACATGGACTTCAATGGTATGGTGATATTATAAACAAAAATGCATTTGAAGCTCTTTCAAAAGATTGGGAGTGCAATGTTGTAAGGCTTGCGATGTATGTGGGTGAAGGTGGTTATGCTTCAAATCCAAGTATCAAAGAAAAAGTTTTAGAGGGAATTAAGCTTGCTATTGAAAATGATATGTATGTAATTGTTGACTGGCATGTATTAAATCCCGGCGACCCGAATGCTGAAATTTACAAAGGGGCAAAAGACTTTTTCAAAGAGATAGCTACAAGTTTTCCTAATGACTATCACATAATATATGAAGTTTGCAATGAACCAAATCCAAATGAACCGGGAGTAGAAAATAGTTTGGATGGTTGGAAAAAGGTAAAATCTTTCGCACAGCCTATTATACAGATGCTCAGAAGTTTGGGGAATCAAAACATTATAATTGTAGGTTCTCCCAATTGGAGCCAGAGACCTGACTTTGCTATCCAAGATCCTATAAATGATAAAAATGTTATGTATTCAGTTCATTTTTACTCTGGAACTCACAAGGTTGATGGCTATGTTTTTGAGAATATGAAAAATGCATTCGAAAATGGGGTACCAATTTTTGTTAGCGAATGGGGAACAAGTTTGGCAAGCGGTGATGGTGGACCATATCTTGATGAGGCGGACAAATGGCTTGAGTATTTAAATGAAAACTATATTAGCTGGGTGAACTGGTCACTGTCAAACAAAAATGAAACATCAGCTGCTTTTGTTTCATATATAAGTGGTATAAATAATGCTACATCACTTGACCCAGGTGATGATAAAGTATGGGATATAAAAGAACTGAGTATATCTGGCGAGTATGTGAGATCAAGAATAAAAGGAATTCCATATAAGCCAATTGAGAGGAATAGCCAAAAAAAAGAAGGACAAAGTGCACCCTTAGGCGAAAAAGTTTTACCCTCCACATTCGAAGATGACACACGTCAAGGCTGGGATTGGGATGGACCATCTGGTGTAAAAGGTCCTATTACCATCGAAAGTGTAAATGGTTCAAAAGCGCTATCTTTTGAGATTGAGTATCCAGAGAAAAAACCACAAGATGGCTGGGCAACAGCTGCAAGACTTATACTTAAAGACATAAATACCAAAAGGGAAGATAACAAATATTTGGCTTTTGATTTTTATTTAAAGCCAGATAGAGCTTCAAAAGGTATGATTCAGATATTTTTAGCTTTTTCACCACCTTCCTTAGGTTACTGGGTCCAGGTGCAAGACAGTTTTAATATCGACTTGGCAAAACTTTCAAGTGCAAAAAAGATAGAAGACGGAATTTACAAATTCAATGTATTTTTTGACTTAGACAAAATACAGGATGGGAAAATTTTGGGCAAAGATACGCTTTTAAGAGATGTAATAGTAGTCATCGCAGATGGAAATAGCGATTTTAAAGGAAAAATGTATATAGATAATGTTAGATTTACCAATGTCCTTTTTGAAGATATCAATTTTGGGAGCAGCCTTTATGATGCTGTTGCCAAACTTTATTCTAAAGGAATCATAAAAGGAATTTCAGAATTTAAGTACTTGCCAGATAAAAACATTACAAGGGCTGAATTTGCTGCACTTTGTGTCAGGGCATTGAACTTGAAAATTGAAAAATATGATAATAGATTTTCTGATGTGAAAAGTGACAGCTGGTACACAGATATGGTTTATACAGCATATAAAAATGGGTTATTTGAAATAAATGGAAATAAAATATTTCCTGAAAATACAATGAAAAGAGAAGAAGTGGTGGCTTTAGCAATTGAAGTATACAAAAGATTAACAGGTAAAATAGAAGTTAGCACAGAAGATATTCAGATTGTCGATGAAAATCTTATAAATCCTCAATACAGAGAAAGTGTGAAGTTAGCTATTCAGCTCGGTATTATTGACCTGTATTCAGACGGAACATTTGCACCAAGTAAGAGCATTTCAAGAGGGGAGGCGGCAACAATTTTCTATAACATCTTGAACTTAGCAGGTAAGCTATGA
- the aspS gene encoding aspartate--tRNA ligase has protein sequence MEGIKNFKRTKYCGEVSVEDVGKEVVLTGWVDTRRDLGGIIFVDLRDRTGIVQVVFDEKMGEELLDKADSLRSEYCIGVRGIVEKRPPETVNPKIKTGEVEVRATELRIFNKSETPPFPIEEGINVNEAVRLKYRYLDLRRPDMQRNLMFRHKLYQVVRNFLSQNGFIEVETPMLTKSTPEGARDYLVPSRIFPGKFFALPQSPQLFKQLLMVAGFDRYFQIVKCFRDEDLRADRQPEFTQIDIEMSFVDVDDVIEINEKLLKAIFEQMLGIDLKLPLPRLTYKEAMERFGSDKPDTRFGMELVDITDIVKNCEFKVFSDAANKGGSVRAINAKGCAATFSRREIDALVEFAKNFKAKGLAWIAVESDGLKSPIVKFLKEEEINEILKRLGAEVGDLLLFSADKDEIVFDVLGNLRLEIARKLNLLDKSKFNLLWVVEFPLFEYSEEEGRFVAKHHPFTSPMDEDIEFLETDPAKVRSKAYDIVLNGTEIGGGSIRIHSPEIQKRMFKALGFTEEKAQDRFGFLLEAFKYGTPPHGGIAYGFDRLCMLLLGLDSIRDTIAFPKVKDSSCPLTDAPSEVEPKQLKELHIKVDVIK, from the coding sequence GTGGAAGGTATTAAAAACTTTAAAAGAACTAAATACTGTGGAGAAGTGTCGGTTGAAGATGTTGGAAAAGAGGTTGTACTAACAGGTTGGGTTGACACAAGACGAGACCTTGGCGGGATAATATTTGTTGATTTGAGGGATAGAACTGGTATTGTACAGGTTGTATTTGATGAAAAGATGGGAGAAGAACTTTTAGACAAGGCTGACTCATTAAGGTCCGAATACTGCATCGGAGTTAGAGGTATTGTGGAAAAAAGACCACCTGAGACAGTAAATCCTAAAATAAAAACAGGCGAGGTAGAAGTAAGAGCAACAGAGCTGAGGATATTTAACAAGTCTGAGACTCCTCCCTTCCCAATTGAAGAAGGAATAAATGTAAATGAGGCAGTGAGGCTAAAATACAGATATTTGGATTTAAGAAGACCTGATATGCAGAGGAATTTGATGTTCAGACACAAGCTCTATCAGGTTGTGCGAAATTTTCTTTCTCAAAATGGGTTTATAGAAGTAGAGACACCTATGCTCACAAAATCTACTCCAGAAGGTGCAAGAGACTACTTAGTTCCAAGCAGAATATTTCCGGGTAAATTTTTTGCGCTGCCACAGTCACCACAGCTTTTTAAACAGCTTTTGATGGTTGCAGGGTTTGACAGATATTTTCAGATTGTAAAGTGTTTTAGAGATGAAGACCTGCGAGCAGACAGACAACCTGAGTTTACCCAGATAGACATTGAGATGTCGTTTGTTGATGTTGACGATGTTATTGAGATAAATGAAAAGTTGCTTAAGGCCATTTTTGAACAGATGCTGGGGATAGACTTAAAACTTCCTCTTCCAAGACTTACCTACAAGGAAGCAATGGAAAGGTTTGGCTCTGACAAACCAGATACTCGTTTTGGAATGGAACTTGTTGATATTACTGACATTGTGAAAAACTGTGAATTTAAAGTATTTTCTGATGCGGCAAACAAGGGTGGGTCTGTTAGAGCCATCAATGCAAAGGGTTGTGCAGCTACATTTTCAAGGCGTGAGATTGATGCACTTGTTGAGTTTGCAAAAAATTTTAAAGCAAAGGGTCTTGCATGGATTGCAGTTGAAAGTGATGGTCTGAAATCCCCTATTGTCAAGTTTTTAAAAGAAGAGGAGATAAATGAAATTCTAAAGAGACTTGGTGCAGAGGTTGGAGATTTGCTGCTATTTTCTGCTGACAAGGATGAAATTGTCTTTGATGTTCTTGGGAACTTGAGACTTGAGATAGCAAGAAAGCTAAATCTTCTTGACAAGTCAAAATTTAATCTTTTATGGGTTGTAGAGTTTCCGCTTTTTGAGTATTCAGAAGAAGAGGGTAGGTTTGTTGCAAAACACCATCCGTTTACGTCGCCAATGGATGAAGATATAGAATTTTTAGAGACAGACCCGGCGAAAGTAAGGTCAAAAGCATATGATATTGTGTTAAACGGTACAGAAATTGGTGGTGGTTCTATTAGAATTCATTCACCTGAGATCCAAAAAAGAATGTTCAAAGCACTTGGATTTACAGAGGAAAAGGCGCAGGATAGGTTTGGATTTTTACTCGAAGCTTTCAAGTATGGTACTCCACCACATGGTGGAATTGCTTATGGATTTGATAGGCTTTGTATGCTGCTTTTGGGTCTGGATTCTATAAGAGATACAATTGCATTCCCAAAGGTAAAAGATTCGTCGTGCCCGCTGACCGATGCACCCTCTGAGGTTGAACCAAAACAGCTCAAAGAACTTCACATCAAAGTTGATGTTATAAAGTAA
- the hisS gene encoding histidine--tRNA ligase has protein sequence MKIQAPKGTKDVLPEESYIWQYVENKFREVCKLYGYQEVRFPTFEYTELFQRGVGETTDIVQKEMYTFLDKGGRSITLRPEGTASAARLFIEHGFASRPMPQRFYYIISAFRYENTQGGRFREFHQFGIENFGSSSPVTDAEVISLAYNFFTSIGLDNITVNINSIGCPVCRKEYVKNLKEYFSANSQKLCTTCHQRLDKNPMRILDCKEEGCKLVTKDAPKPIDYLCDDCKSHFEKVKTYLDQAKVLYKVDPFIVRGLDYYTKTVFEIVATVTEKELAICGGGRYDNLIEQIGGNSTPGIGFAIGVERLLMLLAQNGLFPTRPQVPEVFVATIGENSLKKAFEIASRLRFEGISTIIEEMSRSLKSQMKYADKIGCQFSIIIGDEEIAKGVCKIRNMRTSSEDEVNIESICQYLKEKLQK, from the coding sequence ATGAAAATCCAAGCGCCAAAAGGAACAAAGGATGTGCTTCCGGAAGAAAGTTATATATGGCAATATGTTGAGAATAAATTCAGAGAGGTTTGCAAGCTTTATGGATATCAGGAAGTTAGATTTCCTACATTTGAGTACACAGAGCTTTTCCAAAGAGGAGTGGGCGAGACCACTGATATTGTCCAAAAAGAGATGTATACCTTTTTGGACAAGGGTGGAAGGAGCATCACTTTAAGGCCAGAAGGGACAGCATCCGCAGCAAGACTATTTATCGAACATGGTTTTGCATCACGTCCAATGCCGCAGAGGTTTTATTACATTATTTCCGCTTTCAGATATGAAAACACACAAGGTGGAAGATTTAGAGAATTTCACCAATTTGGAATTGAAAATTTTGGTTCTTCTTCTCCTGTAACAGATGCAGAGGTGATTTCTCTTGCTTACAATTTTTTTACAAGCATTGGGCTTGACAATATTACTGTGAACATTAACAGCATCGGGTGTCCTGTGTGTAGGAAGGAGTATGTGAAAAATTTAAAAGAGTATTTTTCGGCAAATTCTCAAAAGCTCTGTACCACATGCCACCAAAGGCTTGACAAAAATCCAATGAGAATTTTGGACTGCAAAGAAGAGGGTTGCAAGCTTGTTACAAAAGATGCACCAAAACCAATTGATTATCTTTGTGATGATTGTAAAAGCCATTTTGAAAAAGTAAAGACTTATTTAGACCAGGCAAAGGTTTTATATAAAGTAGACCCCTTTATTGTTCGGGGCTTGGATTATTACACAAAAACAGTTTTTGAAATTGTTGCAACTGTCACAGAAAAAGAGCTTGCAATCTGTGGTGGCGGACGATACGACAATTTAATAGAACAGATAGGTGGGAATTCTACTCCAGGAATTGGTTTTGCAATTGGTGTTGAGAGACTTTTGATGCTGCTTGCTCAAAATGGACTTTTTCCTACAAGACCGCAAGTTCCAGAGGTATTTGTTGCAACAATAGGGGAAAATAGTCTCAAAAAAGCTTTTGAGATTGCAAGTAGACTCAGATTTGAAGGAATTTCCACTATAATTGAAGAGATGTCAAGAAGTTTAAAATCCCAGATGAAATATGCTGACAAGATTGGCTGTCAGTTTTCTATAATCATTGGAGATGAGGAAATCGCAAAGGGTGTTTGCAAAATTAGAAATATGAGAACATCGTCAGAAGATGAAGTAAATATAGAAAGTATTTGTCAGTATTTAAAAGAGAAACTTCAAAAATAA
- the crcB gene encoding fluoride efflux transporter CrcB yields MNYLVVGAGGVIGAILRYIVGKIFREVMDRDHPVATLFINMIGSFLIGYLSTKHLSSEYKLFLMTGLLGGFTTYSTFMFETSRYIKKEKHIKAIIYIFVSIISGITAACVGIWLASFV; encoded by the coding sequence ATGAACTATCTTGTGGTTGGTGCAGGTGGGGTCATTGGAGCAATTTTAAGATATATAGTTGGTAAGATATTTAGAGAAGTAATGGATAGAGATCATCCTGTTGCTACATTGTTTATAAATATGATTGGAAGTTTTTTAATAGGATATTTGTCAACAAAGCATCTTTCAAGTGAATACAAACTTTTTCTAATGACTGGTCTTCTTGGAGGTTTTACAACATATTCTACCTTTATGTTTGAGACATCAAGGTATATAAAGAAGGAAAAGCATATAAAAGCCATTATTTATATATTTGTTTCCATTATCTCTGGAATTACTGCAGCTTGTGTAGGAATTTGGTTAGCAAGCTTTGTTTAA
- the crcB gene encoding fluoride efflux transporter CrcB, producing the protein MKNIVAIAIGAFFGAVCRFFISQLSLGSFPFATLFINVIGSFVLCFVAEITVEHIKISTALRHMITTGFISSFTTFSTFVLEIVRFLMKGEFTVAIVYPLLSIVLGLLTSIFGFELARVISERQQKEEYDAA; encoded by the coding sequence ATGAAAAACATTGTTGCAATTGCTATTGGAGCTTTTTTTGGTGCTGTTTGTAGGTTTTTTATATCTCAGCTAAGCCTTGGCAGCTTTCCATTTGCAACACTTTTTATAAACGTTATTGGCAGTTTTGTTTTGTGCTTTGTTGCAGAGATAACGGTAGAACACATAAAGATTTCAACCGCATTAAGACACATGATAACAACAGGTTTTATAAGCAGCTTTACAACCTTTTCAACGTTTGTACTTGAAATTGTGAGGTTTTTAATGAAAGGAGAATTTACAGTTGCTATTGTCTATCCTCTTTTATCCATTGTGCTTGGGCTTTTAACTTCAATTTTTGGTTTTGAACTTGCAAGGGTGATTTCAGAAAGACAGCAAAAAGAGGAGTACGATGCAGCATGA
- a CDS encoding cation diffusion facilitator family transporter → MEKQGAALLSVFSNTALVLFKLIAGSIMGSVSVISEAIHSGIDLLASLVAYFSIKQARKPADSDHPFGHGKFENVSGAFEAILIFLAAAMIIYEAIKKIVKGGEVEKIEAGLLVMLISAVVNLFISSKLFKVAKKTDSVALEADAMHLFTDVFTSFGVFLGLVAIKLTHVYIIDPIIAIVVALMIIKASVDLTKKALCDLVDKSLPQSEIEIIENIIKKYSKVTSFHKLRTRKSGDRREIDVHIRMENSTTLIDAHNLCNQIENDIKSALPNSYITIHIEPEDEK, encoded by the coding sequence ATGGAAAAACAAGGTGCGGCGCTTTTGTCAGTTTTTTCTAATACAGCATTGGTTTTATTCAAACTTATTGCAGGCAGCATTATGGGTTCTGTGTCTGTTATATCAGAAGCGATTCATTCTGGCATTGACCTTTTAGCAAGCTTGGTTGCGTATTTTTCCATCAAACAAGCAAGAAAACCAGCAGACAGTGACCATCCTTTTGGTCATGGCAAGTTTGAAAATGTCTCTGGTGCATTTGAGGCAATATTAATATTTTTAGCAGCAGCTATGATTATTTATGAGGCAATAAAAAAGATTGTAAAGGGTGGAGAAGTTGAGAAAATAGAAGCAGGGCTTTTGGTTATGCTAATCTCAGCCGTTGTAAACCTTTTTATATCTTCAAAACTCTTTAAAGTAGCTAAAAAAACAGATTCTGTGGCTTTGGAAGCAGATGCTATGCATCTTTTCACAGATGTGTTTACCTCATTTGGAGTATTCTTAGGGCTTGTTGCAATAAAACTTACACATGTGTACATTATAGACCCAATAATTGCTATTGTTGTTGCTTTGATGATAATAAAAGCTTCTGTTGATTTGACTAAAAAGGCTCTATGTGACCTTGTTGACAAGAGTCTTCCACAAAGTGAGATAGAGATAATTGAAAATATAATAAAAAAATATTCTAAGGTTACAAGTTTTCACAAACTCAGAACAAGAAAGAGTGGAGACAGACGTGAGATTGACGTTCATATTAGAATGGAAAATTCAACTACTTTAATCGACGCTCACAACCTCTGTAACCAGATAGAAAATGATATAAAATCGGCTCTACCAAATTCGTATATCACAATCCACATTGAACCTGAGGATGAGAAGTAA
- a CDS encoding quinate 5-dehydrogenase has product MKRVVSVSIGSSKRDHKTQAKIMGIDFEIERIGTDGDIKKAIEIIKSLDGKVDAFGMGGIDIVLYGGGKNYVIREAIPIKNAAQKTPLVDGTGVKNTFEKWVIKYLQDNSIIDFKGKTALVVCALDRYKLAEGLYEAGCKLLLGDALFALGIPLMIKSLRVFYYLAALLVPLIIKLPFKMLYPNDDKKEENPKKLRKYWKYFKMADIIAGDYKYIQKYMPDSLEGKIIITNTITKEDVEELKKRKLKMLVTTTPEFEGRSFGTNVVEAILVALTGKKLEDMSQKEIEKLIKEIDFKPRVEIFY; this is encoded by the coding sequence ATGAAAAGGGTAGTGAGTGTCAGCATTGGTTCGAGCAAGAGAGATCACAAAACCCAAGCTAAAATAATGGGTATTGACTTTGAGATTGAAAGAATAGGAACGGATGGAGATATAAAAAAGGCAATAGAGATTATAAAGTCATTAGATGGTAAAGTAGATGCCTTTGGTATGGGAGGAATTGACATTGTACTTTACGGTGGAGGTAAAAATTATGTCATAAGAGAGGCTATTCCTATAAAAAATGCTGCTCAAAAAACTCCTCTTGTGGACGGCACAGGTGTTAAAAATACCTTTGAAAAATGGGTTATAAAATATCTTCAAGACAACAGCATAATAGATTTCAAAGGAAAAACGGCACTTGTTGTATGTGCACTTGATAGATACAAACTTGCAGAGGGACTATATGAAGCTGGATGTAAGCTTTTGCTTGGTGATGCCCTATTTGCCTTGGGAATTCCACTTATGATAAAGAGTCTCAGGGTATTTTACTATCTTGCGGCTTTGCTTGTCCCATTGATAATAAAGCTGCCTTTTAAAATGTTGTATCCCAATGATGACAAAAAAGAAGAAAACCCTAAAAAGCTTAGAAAGTATTGGAAATATTTTAAAATGGCAGACATCATTGCGGGAGATTATAAATACATTCAAAAGTACATGCCAGATAGTTTGGAAGGAAAGATAATCATCACAAATACCATTACAAAAGAGGATGTTGAAGAGCTTAAAAAAAGAAAACTAAAGATGCTTGTTACTACAACACCTGAATTTGAGGGCAGATCTTTTGGAACAAATGTTGTTGAGGCTATTTTAGTTGCCCTGACGGGTAAAAAATTGGAAGATATGAGCCAAAAAGAGATAGAAAAGCTCATAAAAGAGATTGATTTTAAGCCCAGAGTAGAAATATTCTATTAG
- a CDS encoding helix-turn-helix domain-containing protein, producing MDFYRVGDKVISLQKIVDEVKKILDLRQKGFSQIEVAEKLKIDRSFISKLEGLGEVRKGKKIAAIGFPVKNKHEVEQVLKSYGINYYLLMTEEERNSFINSLSAAELLNIMSEYINNFKMFDIVIAMGSDFRLNWFKAFLDCEVITIPLGKSPLKYDVEVDVEELKRILDSIVK from the coding sequence ATGGATTTTTACAGGGTTGGTGATAAGGTCATAAGTCTTCAAAAAATAGTGGATGAAGTCAAGAAAATATTGGACCTTCGTCAAAAAGGATTTTCGCAGATTGAGGTTGCCGAAAAGCTGAAAATAGACAGGTCTTTTATCTCAAAGCTTGAAGGGCTTGGAGAAGTACGCAAGGGCAAAAAAATTGCTGCAATTGGATTTCCTGTAAAAAACAAGCATGAGGTAGAGCAGGTATTGAAGAGTTACGGAATAAACTACTATCTGTTAATGACAGAAGAAGAAAGAAATAGTTTTATAAACTCCCTTTCTGCTGCTGAGCTTTTAAATATCATGAGTGAATATATAAATAATTTTAAAATGTTTGACATTGTAATTGCCATGGGTTCGGACTTTAGACTAAACTGGTTCAAAGCTTTTCTTGATTGTGAGGTCATTACGATACCTCTGGGAAAATCTCCGCTCAAATATGATGTTGAAGTGGATGTGGAAGAGCTGAAGAGAATTTTAGATTCTATTGTGAAGTAG
- a CDS encoding phosphoribosyltransferase, translated as MLFKDRVDAGEKLAKKLEIFKGRQDVVIFAVPRGGLVVAKVIADRLKIPLDIVLAKKIGAPFNREFAIAAVDINGDVVLNNEYLEYFSMKDEYIEHQKKRVLVGLKDQLIEYRGSIEYKSLENKEAIIVDDGIATGATTKACIRFLSKLNPKKIYVATPVIAPSTLKELEKECDGIFYIVSSEPFWAVGQFYVNFSQVSEEDIKKLLS; from the coding sequence ATGCTTTTTAAAGACAGGGTAGATGCTGGAGAAAAGTTAGCTAAGAAATTAGAAATATTTAAGGGAAGGCAAGATGTTGTAATTTTTGCAGTTCCAAGAGGTGGACTGGTTGTCGCAAAAGTAATTGCAGATAGGCTCAAAATCCCTTTGGATATTGTGTTGGCAAAAAAGATAGGTGCCCCTTTTAACAGAGAGTTTGCTATTGCCGCAGTGGACATAAATGGGGATGTGGTTTTAAATAATGAGTATTTAGAATATTTTTCTATGAAAGACGAATATATTGAACACCAAAAGAAAAGAGTCTTAGTGGGCTTGAAGGACCAGCTTATTGAGTACAGGGGTTCTATCGAATATAAAAGCTTGGAAAATAAGGAGGCTATAATAGTAGACGATGGAATTGCAACAGGCGCAACAACAAAAGCATGTATAAGGTTTCTTTCAAAACTAAATCCTAAAAAGATATACGTTGCAACACCGGTAATTGCACCTTCGACGTTAAAAGAACTGGAAAAAGAATGTGATGGTATCTTTTATATTGTAAGTAGTGAACCATTTTGGGCAGTTGGACAGTTTTATGTCAACTTTTCACAGGTCTCTGAAGAGGATATTAAAAAGCTGCTAAGTTAA
- a CDS encoding cyclase family protein, which produces MRIIDVSSPISNSMVYFPGDPKPQISKVYSIEKGEAANVSKLILSSHTGTHIDAPAHFIKDGRTVDQIPLEYLIGEVKVFEVYDNDSITREFLESKDIDYGDRIFFKTKNSQYLSNTSEFYENYVYLSLEAAQFLIEKKVQVVGIDCLSIEEFASYDFAVHKLLLSNDVVIIEGLDLSQVCRGKYRYAALPLKIKDCDGAPARVVLIED; this is translated from the coding sequence ATGAGGATTATTGATGTTAGCAGTCCAATTTCAAATAGTATGGTTTATTTTCCTGGTGACCCAAAACCACAAATATCAAAGGTTTATAGCATTGAAAAAGGAGAAGCAGCAAACGTGAGCAAGCTCATACTTTCATCACACACAGGGACGCACATTGACGCCCCAGCTCATTTTATAAAGGATGGTAGGACAGTTGACCAGATTCCTTTGGAATACTTGATAGGAGAAGTCAAGGTTTTTGAAGTCTATGATAACGATAGTATAACCAGAGAGTTTCTTGAAAGCAAGGACATAGACTATGGTGATAGGATATTTTTCAAGACCAAAAATTCTCAGTATCTTAGCAACACCTCAGAGTTCTATGAAAATTATGTTTATTTGAGCTTAGAGGCAGCCCAGTTTCTCATCGAAAAGAAAGTTCAGGTTGTGGGGATTGATTGTCTTTCGATAGAGGAATTTGCTTCCTACGATTTTGCTGTGCACAAGCTACTTCTTTCCAATGATGTGGTGATTATTGAAGGTTTAGACCTTTCACAGGTATGTAGAGGGAAATACAGGTATGCAGCACTGCCGCTAAAAATAAAAGACTGCGACGGTGCACCTGCAAGGGTGGTGTTGATTGAAGACTAA